In Quercus robur chromosome 11, dhQueRobu3.1, whole genome shotgun sequence, the following proteins share a genomic window:
- the LOC126706489 gene encoding protein CHROMATIN REMODELING 25: MENEDEVEFLSVSDSTDSSEEYTADLEEEEEELDLDANNEEEDEPCVTRSVPSDQDRKSKNVDALLRGDLVVKRQPLLPRVLSVTGAAAVCRKPFKPPCSNGYDDQNTLARRLWARKRFVPWGSSRPALVAITNRVNVTSTAEKDVVEETVTLPPGIEPLVLWQPEESENGAANLVPIVVDPLLVRFLRPHQREGVQFMFECVSGLCSAANIFGCILADDMGLGKTLQSITLLYTLLRQGFDGKPMVKKAIIVTPTSLVSNWEAEINKWVGERVQLIALCESTRDDVISGIDRFISPHSSIQVLIVSYETFRMHSSKFNHSESCDLLICDEAHRLKNDQTLTNRALATLSCNRRILLSGTPMQNDLEEFFAMVNFTNPGILGDVAYFRRYYEAPIICGREPTATEEEKKLGAERSAELSAKVNQFILRRTNALLSNHLPPKIVEVVCCKLTPLQSDLYNHFIHSKNVKRAITEEMKQSKSKILAYITALKKLCNHPKLIYDTIKSGSPGTSGFEDCIHLFPPEMFSGRSGSWTGGEGAWVELSGKMHVLARILAHLRQRTNDRIVLVSNYTQTLDLFAQLCRERRYPYLRLDGTTSISKRQKLVNQFNDQSKDEFVFLLSSKAGGCGLNLIGGNRLVLFDPDWNPANDKQAAARVWRDGQKKRVYIYRFLSTGSIEEKVFQRQMSKEGLQKVIQQEQTDTTQVNFLSTEDLRDLFTFHENVRSEIHEKMNCIRCQNYNEKVESIEEGDENESANVNCQSDPETSDIGGFAKIAGCLHKLKSSEKQVGTPLEEDLGSWGHHFFSTSVPDPILQASAVDEVTFVFTNQVDGKLVPIESNVNPKMQGTEENENGFKSKPNPNKKSMLFSQHQKPLQSVLCNGDSIRSTLCTFSKPLPRATMKSVTTASKDSAHVESRTNLSLGNQLPQKRFTPDTVVHDDDFE, encoded by the exons ATGGAAAACGAAGACGAAGTCGAATTCCTCTCAGTTTCTGATTCCACCGATTCCAGCGAGGAATACACCGCAGaccttgaagaagaagaagaagaactcgATTTAGACGCTAACAACGAAGAGGAAGACGAACCATGTGTGACCCGTTCTGTACCGTCCGATCAAGATCGGAAATCGAAGAACGTCGATGCTCTCTTGAG AGGTGACCTAGTGGTGAAAAGACAGCCGCTGCTTCCACGAGTCCTTTCAGTGACAGGAGCAGCAGCAGTTTGCCGAAAACCCTTTAAGCCGCCATGTTCTAATGGCTATGATGATCAAAATACACTTGCTCGTCGTCTCTGGGCCCGCAAAAGATTTGTGCCGTGGGGCTCTTCAAGGCCAGCATTGGTTGCAATTACCAATAGAGTGAATGTAACAAGTACTGCTGAGAAGGATGTAGTCGAGGAGACTGTGACTCTGCCACCTGGGATTGAGCCTTTGGTGTTGTGGCAACCTGAAGAATCCGAGAATGGGGCTGCTAATTTGGTGCCAATAGTAGTTGACCCATTGCTTGTTCGTTTCCTTCGGCCCCATCAAAG AGAAGGGGTTCAGTTTATGTTTGAATGTGTGTCGGGGCTATGTAGTGCAGCAAATATATTTGGATGCATTCTGGCTGATGATATGGG TTTGGGAAAGACGTTGCAGTCAATCACCTTACTGTATACTCTTCTTCGTCAAGGATTTGATGGGAAGCCAATGGTTAAAAAGGCCATCATTGTCACTCCTACCAGTCTCGTAAGCAATTGGGAGGCCGAAATTAATAAGTGGGTTGGAGAAAGAGTTCAGCTTATCGCTCTCTGTGAAAGCACCAGAGATGATGTTATCTCTGGAATTGACAGGTTTATAAGTCCACACAGCTCCATACAG GTGCTGATTGTTTCATACGAGACATTCCGGATGCATTCTTCAAAATTTAACCATAGTGAATCCTGTGACCTTCTCATATGTGATGAGGCTCACAGGCTGAAAAATGATCAGACGTTAACAAATCGG GCATTGGCTACTCTCTCGTGCAACCGCCGTATATTGTTGTCTGGAACACCAATGCAG AATGACCTGGAAGAGTTCTTTGCAATGGTTAACTTTACGAATCCTGGAATACTGGGTGATGTTGCATATTTTCGCCGGTACTATGAG GCACCTATTATTTGTGGAAGAGAACCTACTGCCACtgaagaagagaagaagctAGGTGCTGAGCGCTCTGCAGAACTAAGTGCAAAAGTTAACCAG TTTATATTACGAAGGACTAATGCACTGTTATCAAATCACTTGCCACCAAAG ATAGTTGAAGTTGTTTGTTGCAAGTTAACTCCTCTCCAATCAGACCTATATAACCATTTTATACATTCCAAAAAT GTTAAACGGGCAATCACTGAAGAGATGAAGCAGTCAAAGTCAAAGATTTTGGCTTATATAACAGCTCTTAAGAAGTTGTGCAATCATCCAAAG CTGATTTATGACACCATAAAAAGTGGAAGTCCAGGAACTTCAGGTTTTGAGGATTGTATTCACCTTTTCCCACCAGAGATGTTCTCTGGAAG ATCTGGATCATGGACTGGTGGTGAAGGGGCTTGGGTTGAGCTGTCTGGGAAAATGCATGTCTTAGCCCGGATACTGGCTCATCTACGTCAGAGGACTAATGATCGTATTGTCCTTGTGTCAAACTATACTCAG ACACTGGACCTTTTTGCTCAGTTGTGTCGTGAAAGAAGATACCCATATTTGAGGCTGGATGGAACAACATCAATTAGTAAAAGACAGAAGTTAGTGAATCAATTTAATGATCAATCAAAG GATGAATTTGTGTTCCTCTTGAGCAGCAAGGCTGGTGGTTGTGGCCTCAATTTGATTGGTGGAAATCGACTAGTCTTGTTTGATCCTGACTGGAACCCAGCAAATGATAAACAA GCTGCTGCAAGAGTCTGGAGGGAtggacaaaagaagagagtatacATCTACAGATTTTTGAGTACAGGATCAATTGAAGAAAAG GTGTTCCAGCGCCAGATGTCAAAAGAAGGGCTTCAAAAAGTTATCCAGCAAGAGCAAACAGATACAACGCAG GTGAACTTTCTTTCAACAGAAGATCTACGTGATCTTTTCACATTTCATGAGAATGTGAG GTCTGAAATTCATGAAAAGATGAACTGCATCCGTTGccaaaattacaatgaaaagGTTGAGAGCATAGAAGAGGGAGATGAAAATGAATCAGCAAATGTAAATTGTCAATCTGATCCAGAAACCTCAGATATAGGTGGATTTGCAAAAATTGCTGGATGCTTGCATAAGTTAAAGAGCTCGGAGAAACAG GTAGGGACTCCTCTAGAAGAAGATTTAGGTAGTTGGGGGCATCATTTCTTCTCAACATCAGTACCTGATCCTATATTGCAAGCTTCAGCTGTTGATGAG GTGACATTTGTTTTTACAAACCAAGTGGATGGGAAACTTGTACCTATTGAGTCAAATGTAAATCCAAAGATGCAGGGAACAGAAGAAAATGAGAATGGTTTCAAATCAAAGCCAAACCCGAACAAAAAATCCATGTTATTTTCTCAACATCAAAAACCTCTGCAATCTGTTTTGTGCAATGGAGATTCTATCAGGAGCACATTATGTACATTTTCCAAGCCTTTACCAAGGGCAACTATGAAATCAGTGACTACTGCTTCTAAAGATTCAGCACATGTAGAATCAAGGACTAATCTCTCTCTTGGAAATCAATTACCCCAAAAAAGATTTACTCCAGATACTGTAGTACATGATGATGATTTTGAGTAA
- the LOC126706988 gene encoding uncharacterized protein LOC126706988, producing MSMPCLNMFNTEKQGLCPPSVDPRISFSNDFADIQQPSKHDNIYREAPVSSDFEFSVKNYTMAPADEVFFQGMLLPVKNSCTNNQQRKMTLRDELSVDDDYENVFPRISKNGSRWRERLGLKKGISASKKCDKNGGMLESVVEEKSNMFVHEDSFVGKKTQELFFEALKEG from the coding sequence ATGTCTATGCCATGCCTAAACATGTTCAACACTGAGAAGCAAGGTCTCTGCCCTCCCTCTGTGGACCCAAGAATCTCCTTCTCAAATGATTTTGCAGACATTCAACAACCTTCCAAGCATGATAACATCTACAGAGAAGCTCCGGTTTCCTCAGACTTCGAATTCTCTGTCAAAAACTACACCATGGCACCCGCAGATGAGGTATTCTTTCAGGGAATGCTATTGCCAGTGAAGAATAGTTGCACCAATAACCAGCAGCGAAAGATGACTTTAAGAGATGAACTCTCTGTTGATGATGATTATGAGAATGTGTTTCCAAGGATATCAAAGAATGGAAGCCGTTGGAGAGAGCGGCTCGGCCTCAAAAAGGGTATCTCTGCATCTAAAAAATGTGACAAGAATGGTGGTATGCTGGAAAGTGTAGTTGAAGAGAAAAGCAATATGTTTGTTCATGAGGACAGCTTTGTTGGCAAGAAAACCCAG